The nucleotide window TTCCGGCCTTCTGGTTTTGCGAACGCAAGGTGGGCTAATTTGTGCGTTTTCGTGTGGAACAGGCTGAGAAAAAGGCAGAAAGGGAGAGGGCCGagtcgatgaggaggaggacgtACGAGGAGATCCTCAACAATTATTTCGAATTTTACGGCTTCATGCCGCGCCCTGAGGGTTTGCTCGGGACATACTGGATAGAGAGCGGATGACCCTTGTCGCCTGGGGGTTCTGGTTTCCTGGCGTTGCAACAGTATGGGTTGGCTATGCGGCTTGACGATTCATCTAACTACTGCTCACGCATTGTAGTCGAGCTATAATAGTACATATCGGGATTATTCAAGATGTCGCTTCCATGTACAGGCGCCGAACTCAAACACGCAAGTAAGATAACacaggccgaggccgttcCGCATCTATCGCCGCGCTTGTTCACCAGACAGTCGGGAGCTCACTCTCCGCGCACGGCTGCTCCGGCGTAGACCATTGATGGCCTCTCTCGCCCCCACCGGCTTCGTTATCGAAGACCCGCCTCGCTTCAAGCGCCGTCCGCGCGGCGCCTCATCCTcttgctcctcttcctcctcctcttcctcttcgctCTCTTCGCGCTCCATAACCTTGCGGCCCCGAGCCCTGCGCTCGTCATAGTGGTCGAGGAAACGGTGCACCATCCGGTGGTCCAGAATCCTCTCTTCCTTGTCGCCGGGTCCCGCCCTCTCCGTCTTGGGCCAGATGAACCCGTACAGCTTCGAGTGCCGCTCACAGCGGGGGCACGAGGCCCGTGTGTAGTAAGCGTTTTGTTGGATAAAGTAGTTGGTGCAGTTTGTGCACTGGACCCAAGCCATCTCGGGTTCGGACAGCAAGAGAGGTGTGAGGATGTAGTCGCCGGGGGTCCGCAtccgggccggcggcgtggcctgTTTTATGAACACCCGACGCTGATACTTTCTCGTCTTCGGTTTGACCTCTGCCTCCACACCTGTGTTTGCTGCCGGCTGTACCATGTCCGCCTCAGCTACGGTCTCGATGCTGACGGCCACTGAAGCGGCAGTCGGCTCTGCGTCGGTTGGAGGAGCAACAGGCGTGGAGGCGACCCCCACAACGGCCCGCTCTGATGCCTCTCCCGACGTCTTCTCTCCTTCTGAATTCTGTGACGAGGGTGGCGACCGCATGCTAGGCACGCTCTGCGGAGGGAACACTCCTAGCATCGCCAGCAACATCATCTCACGAGTTATCTTGAACTCGCATGGAGCTTTTGCCTTCAGCTCCTTCACTGGCGTTTGCAGGACAGGCTCTGGACTGTCCTTCTCTGGAGATGTCACATCCGTGTCCAACGCATCACCGCTGTTCGACGCCACACTTCCGCTAACAGAGCTTCCTCTTGACACGGCTGGCTCAGCAGGAGGCGGCTCCACGAGATGTTTAAGGCGCTTAGCCGGTGTGATCGGAGGCGTCGCCATAGCATCAATCGGCCGC belongs to Purpureocillium takamizusanense chromosome 1, complete sequence and includes:
- the set9 gene encoding histone lysine methyltransferase Set9 (EggNog:ENOG503NYMN~COG:B) — translated: MPLSKAATAAKRQRLTLAQLAAYDDILTDALVDHVYYWTTVPKNRSTYHPSRGVSEEVIAKIVQDEIVLNKNLDAAEEKLLATDGLKRFLGSLKTGKEKDDFRRHLRRYLQIYMPDCPFEVSSTNRYTLVTHEASITARRYIKRNESIKYLSGIQVNMTPEEENEIAVRKKDFSVVVSSRNKCTSLFMGPARFANHDCDANAKLMTTSHAGIEIIATKPIEVGEEITVTYGESYFGEDNCECLCQTCERNLCNGWQPEEGAPVAIKPSVEESEKPVVYSLRRRRRDDSIGGTSSRTPSVTPVIRPRVYKTRNKSSRFSNAHDPSPSADSPAPDAATPSGRKRPIDAMATPPITPAKRLKHLVEPPPAEPAVSRGSSVSGSVASNSGDALDTDVTSPEKDSPEPVLQTPVKELKAKAPCEFKITREMMLLAMLGVFPPQSVPSMRSPPSSQNSEGEKTSGEASERAVVGVASTPVAPPTDAEPTAASVAVSIETVAEADMVQPAANTGVEAEVKPKTRKYQRRVFIKQATPPARMRTPGDYILTPLLLSEPEMAWVQCTNCTNYFIQQNAYYTRASCPRCERHSKLYGFIWPKTERAGPGDKEERILDHRMVHRFLDHYDERRARGRKVMEREESEEEEEEEEEQEDEAPRGRRLKRGGSSITKPVGAREAINGLRRSSRARRVSSRLSGEQARR